attaaCTCCAGGCTGCAAGACACTTGTATCATTATaaggcagtggttctcaaagtggggcccagggacccccaggggttGTTGGACAGGTAAGTATTGACAGAATTTTTattgactattttggtcatgggtttcatactttctgtaataaagaaaaacttttaTCAGATGGGAGACCTTGGGACAAAATCTTAACAAATTggggtctaatttgtgtcagtttgacgtgaaaaagtttgagaaccattGTCCTAAGGACTTGCAGACTACTCACTGTCTCTGGGTTCAGGGTCCAGTCCTCTGAACCTGCCTGCTGGTCTGGCATCCACCACCTGGAACTTCTTGGTGTACAAATTATCCAGGATATCCTGATAGGTCTTGATCCAGGAGCGGTTTACGGAAGCCTTGAACTCAGTCGATGTGGGTCTGACGTATTGGTCACTTACCGGTCGCTCCTCCAGCTCCCAGTTTCTGAGCCCCCCGTTGAGCAACGAGACCGAGCTGTGCCCGAACACCCGGAACATCCACCATACACGGGGCGCCGAGAACGCACCGAAGTCGCTGGTATCGTACACAACGACGTGCGTGTCGCTCTCTATTCCCAAATTCCCGACATAGTCTGCAAAAAATTTCTCTGACGGCAACATGTGGTCCAGAGGAGAGGTTTTATCACAACATTGGTCTATGTCAAAGAAAGCTGCGCCCGTGATGTGTCTCTTCTTGAACTCACTCTTGGCGCTGCGCCGTAGTTTGGGCAAATACCACGAAGTGTCCAAGATGCGCATTTTCCCCTGGACCTTCATTGCCTCCGCAAGCCATTTAGAGGTGACCAGAGCTCTTGCTTGAAGCGTCATGATCAGCTCTAAAGAGGTAGACAGGCTTCAAAACTTTACTGTAGTTTAACTGTATCGACTTAATCCTGTGCCAAAGGTTGAGAGTAGTCGAGAGAGCAAAGACATCAATCGTGGAGAGAGACACCGCACAACAAACAACACGCCCCCAGCTCAGCATGCAACAGCTGGAAGTGACTGGAGGCGGTGACATAGTTGGACAGTATTGTGATTACTTTGTAACGagaaactgtaataataataataataataacaataataataataataataataataagtatttATAGGCTATAGCACAAGACAACCGTTACAAAGTGTTACATaaggcaacaaaaacaagataaattaagaaaaaattaaaacaattaaatagaAAAAGTAGGCTATTCACTGTAACAATCACATTCAGAATACACTATTAGGACTTAGTGTAATTATTACTAGTATGACACCTCTCTGGACAATTTAATTAGGCGATCGTCATGACTTTAGTATATCCCTCTGTCGACCTATGTAGCCTTTGGCTAATTTTGACGGCtcataaaacactttttctgCCCTATATGCTAAAACTGCTGATAATTTGCACACCTCTTAATACtgcatttttttacttttcattttcactaCACATTTTCTAGTGTGGAGGTtgttatttatacatatatatatatgaaggcAATGAAATCTACACTAGTGTCATCCcattctgtttctgtctttttgcaGGACAC
The DNA window shown above is from Thunnus maccoyii chromosome 2, fThuMac1.1, whole genome shotgun sequence and carries:
- the LOC121913377 gene encoding 3-mercaptopyruvate sulfurtransferase-like, with amino-acid sequence MTLQARALVTSKWLAEAMKVQGKMRILDTSWYLPKLRRSAKSEFKKRHITGAAFFDIDQCCDKTSPLDHMLPSEKFFADYVGNLGIESDTHVVVYDTSDFGAFSAPRVWWMFRVFGHSSVSLLNGGLRNWELEERPVSDQYVRPTSTEFKASVNRSWIKTYQDILDNLYTKKFQVVDARPAGRFRGLDPEPRDNTEPGHIPGSISMPFHSFLSESGHFLPKEELQGLFARAGVDLSRPICVSCGSAVTACHVALAAHECGHPGVSVYDGGWSEWFTRAVPEHVISEGRGKHL